The Vanacampus margaritifer isolate UIUO_Vmar chromosome 15, RoL_Vmar_1.0, whole genome shotgun sequence genome contains the following window.
AGTTTGAAAACTAATGTTGAAGCTAATATTGGACACTAATAGTGGTGCATCTTTTTCAGCCATGTTTGCGAGCCGAGCGCCAGCGCCACCGACGGGAAAAGGCGCCAAGTTTTCCGTGGAAGAGCTGTATGGTTTCTCCAAGAAGCCAAAGGTCATGAGAGGGCATTGCGGGAAAGCGGATAAAGCGGATGGCAGGAAGGATGCAAAGGAGAAAGAAGAATCGGTACTGGCGTCTCACATCCTGGAGGCGGCCAAGAGGGTGATGGAGAGGCGGAGGCTGGAAATCTACATGAGGGAGTGTGATGTCACCATGGAGGACAGCTGCATGCCCTACAGGTGAGTGAGCCACATATGCCCACAGCACCTCCTTTTATGGGCCCGCCACTTCCTGTCCGTTGGCTATTGTGCCACCCAACGGCCACCGTCAAGAACAAAACGCAAATGACAATTACgcacattttacttttttgttcctTTCTGAGAATTGTGTTATTTTCCTCGATGCCAAAAGATACAATACCGACATCATTTGGTCTTTTTCAGATATCTCGGAAAAACCGGACTCAGAGTGTCCTGTTTGGGACTAGGtgaacagcacacacacacacacaccacacacaaacacacggaaTTCTATGCTTTATTTTCTCTTGACAGGAACGTGGGTGACGTTTGGCTCTCAAATCTCTGATGAGGTGTGTGCGCGTTTTTTGTAATCACCTCACAAACAACATGTCCTTGacgcggtgtgtgtgtgtgtgtgtgtgtatgcgtagATGGCAGACAGTGTGATGACGTTGGCGTACGACAACGGCGTCAACTTGTTTGACACGGCTGAAGTCTACGCCTCTGGCAGGTACACTACacaccaagtgtgtgtgtgtgctggaaTCATGCAACCATGTGTGCATTTCAGGGCTGAGACAATTTTGGGAAACATCCTAGAGAAGAAAGGCTGGAGGTAAAGTGACAATGATAATGAGAAAGGGACTCATGTGTCCTGCTTGTTATTGTTGTGGTTGTTTtgattgatgttgttgttgaccAGGCGTTCCAGCTATGTGGTGACCACAAAAATCTACTGGGGTGGACAGTGAGTATGATTGACAGTCACAAGATGAAATTCAGATGTTGACTTTGCGTTGCGATTTGAAGGGCCGAGACAGAGCGAGGGCTGTCGCGGAAACACATCATTGAAGGTACAAAgagacaaacataaaaaacatgctAAAGCTTGGAAGAATTTAAATCGAcactaaaaatgtgtttgtgtgtgtataaggGCTTCGCGGTTCACTGGCCAGGCTGAAGCTGGACTACGTCGACATCGTCTTTGCCAACAGGAGCGACGTCAACTCGCCCATGGAGGGTTGGGGAACGCACTTGACAGTTGACATCCAAAGCTacgatgctaacattagcatgctAACACACAGCTCtgcgcgcgtgtgtttgtgtgcagagGTGGTGCGAGCAATGACATTTGTGATCAACCAGGGCATGGCCATGTACTGGGGCACGTCACGCTGGAATGCGGTGGAGATCATGGTAAACTCCATCTGGCCTGAAACTTTAGTGTGCTACAACAACAACTGtgtcttgtgtgtgtgagtgacagGAAGCATACTCCATCGCTCGACAGTTTAATCTGGTTCCTCCAGTGTGTGAGCAGGCCGAGTATCACTACTTTCAGCGAGACAAAGTGGAACTACACTTGCCAGAACTCTACCACAAGATTGGTAGCACACACAGTATCACACAATGCGACACCCACCCACTGAAACACGCACGCACCCAGTCAATATGACGTATTTCAGGTATCGGGTCCATGACGTGGTCACCTTTAGCCTGTGGAATGCTCACGGGAAAATACAACAGCGGCGTCCCGCAAAACTCCAGAGCGGCCATGAAGGTGCACATGCAAAAACAACCATCATCAGCatctgttgccatggtgaccaaTCGTGCATCTGCATGTGCAGGGTCACGGTTGGCTGAGGGAGCGTCTTTATAGCGACGAGGGCAAGCAGCAGCTGAGTAAAGTCAAAGAGCTCCACCTGCTCGCGGACAGGCTCGAATGCACCCCCGCTCAGCTTGCCATTGGTACACGCACGTATGGTGACATACACAAACAGACAAGTACAATGTAGTAAAGGTATAACTTGGTGTGTGTCAGCGTGGTGTCTGCGCAGCGAAGGCATCAGTTCGG
Protein-coding sequences here:
- the LOC144035692 gene encoding voltage-gated potassium channel subunit beta-2-like isoform X2, which produces MFASRAPAPPTGKGAKFSVEELYGFSKKPKVMRGHCGKADKADGRKDAKEKEESVLASHILEAAKRVMERRRLEIYMRECDVTMEDSCMPYRYLGKTGLRVSCLGLGTWVTFGSQISDEMADSVMTLAYDNGVNLFDTAEVYASGRAETILGNILEKKGWRRSSYVVTTKIYWGGQAETERGLSRKHIIEGLRGSLARLKLDYVDIVFANRSDVNSPMEEVVRAMTFVINQGMAMYWGTSRWNAVEIMEAYSIARQFNLVPPVCEQAEYHYFQRDKVELHLPELYHKIGIGSMTWSPLACGMLTGKYNSGVPQNSRAAMKGHGWLRERLYSDEGKQQLSKVKELHLLADRLECTPAQLAIAWCLRSEGISSVLLGVSNTEQLMENLSSIQVLSQLTPALIAEIDTLLGNKPRKHKKEEKS
- the LOC144035692 gene encoding voltage-gated potassium channel subunit beta-2-like isoform X3, whose protein sequence is MFASRAPAPPTGKGAKFSVEELYGFSKKPKVMRGHCGKADKADGRKDAKEKEESVLASHILEAAKRVMERRRLEIYMRECDVTMEDSCMPYRYLGKTGLRVSCLGLGTWVTFGSQISDEMADSVMTLAYDNGVNLFDTAEVYASGRAETILGNILEKKGWRRSSYVVTTKIYWGGQAETERGLSRKHIIEGLRGSLARLKLDYVDIVFANRSDVNSPMEEVVRAMTFVINQGMAMYWGTSRWNAVEIMFNLVPPVCEQAEYHYFQRDKVELHLPELYHKIGIGSMTWSPLACGMLTGKYNSGVPQNSRAAMKGHGWLRERLYSDEGKQQLSKVKELHLLADRLECTPAQLAIAWCLRSEGISSVLLGVSNTEQLMENLSSIQVLSQLTPALIAEIDTLLGNKPRKHKKEEKS
- the LOC144035692 gene encoding voltage-gated potassium channel subunit beta-2-like isoform X1 is translated as MFASRAPAPPTGKGAKFSVEELYGFSKKPKVMRGHCGKADKADGRKDAKEKEESVLASHILEAAKRVMERRRLEIYMRECDVTMEDSCMPYRYLGKTGLRVSCLGLGTWVTFGSQISDEMADSVMTLAYDNGVNLFDTAEVYASGRAETILGNILEKKGWRRSSYVVTTKIYWGGQAETERGLSRKHIIEGLRGSLARLKLDYVDIVFANRSDVNSPMEGWGTHLTVDIQSYDANISMLTHSSARVCLCAEVVRAMTFVINQGMAMYWGTSRWNAVEIMEAYSIARQFNLVPPVCEQAEYHYFQRDKVELHLPELYHKIGIGSMTWSPLACGMLTGKYNSGVPQNSRAAMKGHGWLRERLYSDEGKQQLSKVKELHLLADRLECTPAQLAIAWCLRSEGISSVLLGVSNTEQLMENLSSIQVLSQLTPALIAEIDTLLGNKPRKHKKEEKS